Part of the Rhizobium sp. WYJ-E13 genome is shown below.
TGGATGCCGTTGAAACGCACCGGCGAGCCGACGCTCAACCCGTTGGCGGAGCCCGGAATACGCACGATCAGCTCGGCCATCGGCCCGCTGCGGCCATACTCCGCCATCCAATAGACGAAGCCGAATGCGGCAGCGATCACCAGAACGGTGAAAAAACCGACGATCGTGTAATTGGCTTTGGTTTCCATCGTCTCCGGTCACTTCCCGCTGTCATGCCGCGCCCGGGCCGCCGGCGCATCGTCCTGCGGCACGATCGAACGCGCGCGCTTGCCCTTGAAGTAGGCCTGAACCCACGGATCGTCGTAGGCCAGCATGTCGTCGATCGTTCCTTCCACCATTACCCGCTTCTTTCCAAGCACGGCAATACGGTCGCAGACCGAGAACAGGCTGTCGAGGTCGTGGGTCACCATATAAACGGTTAACCCCAGGCTATCGCGCAGATTGGCGATCAGTTCGTCGAATTCTGCCGCGCCAATCGGATCGAGGCCCGATGTCGGCTCGTCAAGGAAGACGAGCTCGGGATCGAGCGCCAGCGCGCGGGCAAGCGCTGCGCGCTTGATCATACCGCCCGAAAGCTCGGAAGGATATTTGTCGGCAGCGTCAGCGGCGAGGCCCACCATGCGGATCTTCAGATGCGCGAGCTCATCCATCAGTGTAACGGGCAGGTCGAGATATTCGCGCATCGGCACCTGGATATTCTCCTTCACCGTCAGCGAGGAGAAAAGCGCGCCCTGCTGGAAGAGGACGCCGAGACGCATGTCGAGCGCATTGCGTTCCGGCTCGTCCAGCTCGTCGAAATCCTGGCCCAGGATCTTGATGGTGCCGGAGCGGCGCG
Proteins encoded:
- a CDS encoding ABC transporter ATP-binding protein: MAGDVDQQPIETTKNGNRDVVLSARDVTVGFGPKIVLDKLNLDIYRGEILGFVGASGTGKSVLMRTVLRLLPRRSGTIKILGQDFDELDEPERNALDMRLGVLFQQGALFSSLTVKENIQVPMREYLDLPVTLMDELAHLKIRMVGLAADAADKYPSELSGGMIKRAALARALALDPELVFLDEPTSGLDPIGAAEFDELIANLRDSLGLTVYMVTHDLDSLFSVCDRIAVLGKKRVMVEGTIDDMLAYDDPWVQAYFKGKRARSIVPQDDAPAARARHDSGK